Sequence from the Nymphalis io chromosome 14, ilAglIoxx1.1, whole genome shotgun sequence genome:
aataattataacatcgcAGTCATAAACTACCTAAAAATAAGTAACTGTCTTTAACTTAACAGACAGGCAATAAAGCAGAGTATCCACCTATTTCAGACATTCTATACAAGAAACAAACAACCAAATTGCTGTATAATTGCATATACTCTAACACATTTGTTTAAGCAGTCTTCATAATGGCAACAAGTAATGGAAAAGCCAGTTTCAATAACCGTCATACagtcaaaggttttttttttaataagatactCTAAATGATacatgataaaaattataaaaaataatgtttatatatcatttccAAGATTAAGCAAACAATAAAGTTATGTAATCATGCAGATTTTACGTTGTAATTATGTCAATAAaagaatatctataaataataatagaactaTCTATGATTAAATAGTTTCCAAAAACATATACACCAGAAATAagaaatgacataaaaaaaataatgattcaatataacaaattattaataggcatttcattttattacatttttatttttagtccgatataaataaaatacagatacagatattggtaaataaaatttaattaaaaattagaagatataaatacaaaagcaaatataaaagtaaattaataaagaaatatcaaaGAAATGTCAGTTTAGCGTATAAGTAATTACTTAATAGGTGCATTTTTCATAGAGCTCGTTGTAACTAGATTGCCATTCACTTTACTAAGTAACTTGTTTCCTTGCCATACTGCTACCAAATCGTCATTTGTCTTTAAATCAACCTGTAATTTCTCCCATACTTTCTTTTTAGGATTTAATACCTCATCTGGTTCACCCATTTCATATCCTTCAATTACAATCCTATCTCCAGGCTTGCTATCTTTTGGAGGGAGCAATGGTTCCACTTGTTTAGGTTCATCAACAGATGAGCAGAGAACCATACCTTTAGATTCAATACCTCGCATTTTTGCTGGTTTTAAATTACACAATACAACAACATTCCTATTCTGCATTTCTTCTATAGGTACAAAGTTAACAAGTCCAGAAACAACTGTTCTGGGTTCAGCTTCACCTACATCAATTTTTTCTACATATAATGCATCAGCATCTGGATGCTGTGACACTTCAACAATTTTGCCCACTCTAATATCTAATCTGTTTGGCGTTATTTCATCAGCAGCTGCACTGACATTAGTTTTACTTTTAGATGGAGGTGGATAAGCTTTCTTAGCTAATTCTTGGAGTTTAGGATCTTTAAAAATTTCTTGAATAGGAGCCAAAAGTTTATTGATAACTTGCTCTACAGATGCTTTTAAGTCGCCCGGATGAATTTCTTGTTTTGCAAATGCAGATTCTAAGTCATCAAATTTAGAATACTCAGCATTACCTCCATGTTCTTCCGctcttttaattacaaatttttcGTCAGTTTTCATTAAAGGAAAAATGACATGCTTAGTAAATGACAACACTCCATTATCAGCAATATTACCAGGCTCACAGAAagcttttttaagttttttcttaACATTAGCTGGATTGTCTAACAAATCAATTTTGCTGTCTTCCTCAGAGGCTGACATTTTTCCTCCAGTTAGCCCTGGAACCATAGGATTCATGAAATGTACTCTTTTAGCATAGCCTAACTGTGGCAAATATTTTTCAgccaaaacaaaaatttttctCTGATCAACGCCACCAAATTGAGCatcaacttttaaatattcctCATCCAAAGCTTGCAAACCAGGATACAACAATCCACTCAATAATGGGTGTTCTACTTGTTTCACTACTTCGGCACCAGCTTTCTTGGCATCATGCTCAGTTATGACAGATGACATACGG
This genomic interval carries:
- the LOC126773358 gene encoding tyrosine--tRNA ligase, cytoplasmic produces the protein MDNWEEKKHLITRNLQEVLGDEKLNEILKQRDLKIYWGTATTGRPHVAYFVPMSKIADFLKAGCEVTILFADLHAYLDNMKAPWDLLALRTEYYEAAIKAILTSIGVPLEKLKFVRGTEYQLSKEYTLDVYRMSSVITEHDAKKAGAEVVKQVEHPLLSGLLYPGLQALDEEYLKVDAQFGGVDQRKIFVLAEKYLPQLGYAKRVHFMNPMVPGLTGGKMSASEEDSKIDLLDNPANVKKKLKKAFCEPGNIADNGVLSFTKHVIFPLMKTDEKFVIKRAEEHGGNAEYSKFDDLESAFAKQEIHPGDLKASVEQVINKLLAPIQEIFKDPKLQELAKKAYPPPSKSKTNVSAAADEITPNRLDIRVGKIVEVSQHPDADALYVEKIDVGEAEPRTVVSGLVNFVPIEEMQNRNVVVLCNLKPAKMRGIESKGMVLCSSVDEPKQVEPLLPPKDSKPGDRIVIEGYEMGEPDEVLNPKKKVWEKLQVDLKTNDDLVAVWQGNKLLSKVNGNLVTTSSMKNAPIK